One Siniperca chuatsi isolate FFG_IHB_CAS linkage group LG3, ASM2008510v1, whole genome shotgun sequence genomic region harbors:
- the LOC122874029 gene encoding sialoadhesin-like, whose product MNGNEHVDLRTESEYAGRVQYSCNEKSCTLRITDLREGDSAEYKFRFITNQPGGSLTGSPGVTLSVTDLQVQVSRSPSSNWAELKCHSRCRLPDRASYVWYKNGQMIQTSTSSYSVSIGSADSYSCAVKGLEDFPSPSVCVRGQTCNRVTYTDRSICASKGSSVDISCTYNSYNSYYYYSDKSTLWFSPERSHQWQNPSQPEDLSEDSQYAGRVQVLETERGRSTLRITDLRESDSAEYRFKFKTGSFEWRSRLPGTTLTVTALQVQVSRITVHQSYTKAELKCHSSCSPAGRLSYVWFKNGEKITREETSSYKGSFYPGDNISCAVKGHEDFPSPSVYAPKTSSVSASPSGEIVENSSVTLTCSSDANPAAKYTWYKKNGNLKPFINEAELVFRSIQSSDSGEYYCTAENELGRRTSEHIFINVRYAPKTSSVSASPSGEIVENSSVTLTCSSDANPAAKYTWYKKNGNLRPLINEAELVFRSIQSSDSGEYYCTAENELGRRTSEHISINVRYAPKTSSVSASPSGEIMEGSSVTLTCSSDANPAATYTWYKENQTPPQGLQGIYRFTSISSEDRGSYYCKSENHYGQINSSSLFIDVQYAPKTSSVSVSPSGEIVENSSVTLTCSSDANPAATYTWYKENQTPPQGLQGIYRFTSISSEDSGSYYCKSENEYGQINSTSVHIDVQYAPKLPSVSASPSGQIVEGSSVNLTCSSDANPAANYTWYKENEDSPKASGQIFTITDVRPEHSGNYYCEAQNSRGSTNSSLHLTVVAGSWKFPVALSVTGICLVFILLSVLLWIRRERSSQQQPEAGERPDNGAQTDEVQYGSVQFSRNQADALYSNFSPAQPHRNEEEGVVYATTNFNSDPGTRRQAAMEDLSAVYSRVNKSHRV is encoded by the exons atgaatggaaatgaaCATGTGGATCTGAGAACAGAGTCAGAGTACGCAGGTCGTGTGCAGTACAGCTGTAATGAGAAGAGCTGCACTCTGAGAATCACAGACCTGAGAGAGGGCGACTCAGCTGAGTACAAGTTCAGGTTCATAACAAACCAACCAGGTGGGAGTTTAACTGGTTCACCTGGAGTCACTTTGTCTGTCACAG ATCTGCAGGTGCAGGTGAGCAGATCTCCGTCTTCTAATTGGGCAGAGCTGAAGTGTCACAGCAGATGTCGTCTACCTGATCGTGCTTCCTACGTCTGGTACAAAAATGGACAGATGATTCAGACATCAACATCTTCTTATTCAGTCTCCATTGGTTCTGCAGACAGCTATTCCTGTGCTGTGAAAGGACTGGAGGACTTCCCCtctccttcagtgt gTGTCCGTGGTCAAACCTGCAACAGAGTGACGTACACTGACAGAAGCATCTGTGCCTCCAAAGGCTCATCAGTGGACATTTCTTGCACATACAACAGTTataacagttattattattattctgataAATCAACATTGTGGTTCAGTCCTGAACGTAGTCATCAGTGGCAGAATCCTTCACAGCCTGAGGACCTTAGTGAAGACTCCCAGTATGCAGGTCGTGTTCAGGTccttgagacagagagaggacgCTCCACTCTGAGAATCACTGACCTGAGAGAGAGCGACTCAGCTGAGTATCGCTTCAAATTCAAAACAGGGAGCTTTGAATGGAGGAGTCGTTTACCTGGTACGACTCTGACTGTCACAG CTCTGCAGGTGCAGGTGAGCAGAATAACAGTCCATCAGTCTTATACCaaggcagagctgaagtgtcacagcagctgcagtccaGCTGGTCGTCTTTCCTACGTCTGGTTCAAGAACGGAGAGAAAATCACAAGGGAGGAGACATCTTCTTATAAAGGCTCGTTTTATCCCGGAGACAACATCTCCTGTGCTGTAAAAGGACATGAGGACTTCCCCTCTCCGTCAGTGT ATGCTCCAAAGACCTCCTCTGTGTCAGCGAGTCCCTCTGGTGAGATAGTGGAGAACAGTTCAGTGactctgacctgcagcagtGATGCTAACCCAGCAGCTAAATACACCTGGTACAAGAAGAATGGAAACCTCAAACCTTTCATTAATGAAGCAGAGCTTGTCTTCAGGTCCATCCAGTCCTCTGACTCTGGAGAGTATTACTGCACAGCTGAGAACGAGCTGGGGAGGAGGACATCTGAACACATCTTTATTAATGTGAGAT ATGCTCCAAAGACCTCCTCTGTGTCAGCGAGTCCCTCTGGTGAGATAGTGGAGAACAGTTCAGTGactctgacctgcagcagtGATGCTAACCCAGCAGCTAAATACACCTGGTACAAGAAGAATGGAAACCTCAGACCTCTCATTAATGAAGCAGAGCTTGTCTTCAGGTCCATCCAGTCCTCTGACTCTGGAGAGTATTACTGCACAGCTGAGAACGAGCTGGGGAGGAGGACATCTGAACACATCTCTATTAATGTGAGAT ATGCTCCAAAGACCTCCTCTGTGTCAGCGAGTCCCTCTGGTGAAATCATGGAGGGCAGTTCAGTGactctgacctgcagcagtGATGCTAACCCAGCAGCTACTTACACCTGGTACAAGGAGAACCAAACACCACCTCAGGGACTACAAGGCATTTACCGTTTCACCTCCATCAGctcagaggacagagggagctACTACTGCAAGTCTGAGAATCACTATGGACAGATCAACTCTTCATCTCTATTTATAGATGTGCAGT ATGCTCCAAAGACCTCCTCTGTGTCAGTGAGTCCCTCTGGTGAGATAGTGGAGAACAGTTCAGTGactctgacctgcagcagtGATGCTAACCCAGCAGCTACTTACACCTGGTACAAGGAGAACCAAACACCACCTCAGGGACTACAAGGCATTTACCGTTTCACCTCCATCAGCTCAGAGGACAGCGGGAGCTACTACTGCAAGTCTGAGAATGAGTATGGCCAGATCAACTCCACATCTGTACACATAGATGTCCAGT ATGCTCCAAAGCTTCCCTCTGTGTCAGCGAGTCCCTCTGGTCAGATAGTGGAGGGCAGTTCAGTGAATCTGACCTGTAGCAGTGATGCTAACCCAGCAGCTAATTATACCTGGTACAAGGAGAACGAAGACTCACCAAAAGCCTCAGGACAGATCTTCACCATCACTGACGTCAGACCTGAACACAGTGGGAATTATTACTGTGAAGCCCAGAACAGCAGAGGAAGTACTAACTCCAGCTTACATCTGACTGTTGTGGCAG GTTCATGGAAATTTCCAGTTGCTCTATCAGTCACTGGTATTTGCCTGGTCTTCAtacttctctctgtcttgctaTGGATTAG AAGAGAGAGGTCCTCGCAACAACAACCGGAGGCTGGCGAGAGACCAGACAACGGAGCACAG ACAGATGAAGTTCAGTATGGGAGCGTACAATTCTCTAGGAACCAGGCAGACGCTCTCTACTCCAACTTCAGCCCGGCTCAGCCTCACAGAAACGAGGAAGAGGGTGTTGTATACGCAACTACCAACTTCAACAGTGACCCAGG AACAAGACGTCAAGCAGCTATGGAGGATTTATCTGCAGTGTATAGCAGAGTTAACAAAAGCCACAGAGTGTGA
- the arhgap19 gene encoding rho GTPase-activating protein 19 isoform X1: protein MAADKDVDENTQNRRGTVCSMVINHEESPGGSRAGRPPVIFNPDFFVEKLRHENPDVFLELVLSNITRLIDLPGTEFAQLLGEEGPKTPTGGNGGFFRSFNFLKRKDKGVVFGTPLTESCIAQIYQLIEYLSKNLHVEGLFRVPGNSVRQQALKELLNSEADVDLASGDFHPNDVATLLKTFLGELPEPLLTHRHFHAHLKIADMTLFDEHGNKTAIPNKERQIEALQLLFLLLPQANRSLLKLLLDLLYHTAKQQDKNKMSAFNLALMFAPHVLWPRHMTAGDLKDNLKKLNNSMAFLIKHSQKLFRAPVYLRDYARVHFTGTKALHTKDDMELLAASSCPAQRTVLPLKRAAVLGPSSLEQCQSPAQQYTEEALKELFRHVHHNMPDSAKKKKLVRQVHIRLVKQTTSGTPTKEHHQAPPAPSKKHPRSRSFGGLIKRRARGEQLTAERRVRHISPDTGTGRKPGKENVILQAVNSPLNGPVLGKAGLVVKNSDFTFNKDKALKVSKQDSPSVSRSCFSPAQEISV from the exons ATGGCTGCGGATAAAGATGTCgatgaaaatacacaaaatagaAG GGGTACAGTGTGCAGTATGGTGATCAATCATGAGGAATCACCGGGCGGCTCTCGTGCTGGCCGACCGCCAGTCATCTTCAACCCGGACTTTTTTGTGGAGAAACTCCGCCATGAGAACCCTGATGTTTTCCTGGAGCTGGTGCTTAGTAACATCACTCGCCTTATTGATCTTCCTGGTACAGAGTTTGCACAGCTCCTTGGTGAGGAGGGCCCTAAGACTCCAACAGGTGGAAATGGAGGCTTCTTTCGCTCTTTCAACTTCCTCAAAcgcaaag ATAAAGGCGTTGTGTTTGGAACCCCACTGACGGAGAGCTGCATTGCACAGATCTACCAGCTCATTGAGTACCTCAGCAAAA ACCTACACGTGGAGGGTCTGTTTCGGGTGCCGGGGAACAGTGTTCGGCAGCAGGCCCTGAAGGAGCTCCTCAACAGCGAGGCCGATGTTGACCTGGCGTCTGGAGACTTTCATCCCAATGACGTGGCCACGTTGCTCAAGACTTTCCTGGGAGAGCTGCCCGAGCCccttctcacacacagacacttccATGCACACCTTAAGATAGCTG ATATGACTCTATTTGACGAACACGGCAACAAGACTGCGATACCCAACAAGGAGCGTCAAATAGAGGCCCTGCAGCTTCTCTTCCTGCTGTTACCTCAGGCCAACCGCTCACTGCTCAAACTGCTGctggacctgctctaccacACTGCCAAGCAGCAGGACAAGAACAAGATGTCCGCCTTCAACCTGGCCCTCATGTTTGCCCCGCACGTCCTCTGGCCCAGACAC ATGACAGCTGGTGACCTGAAAGACAATCTGAAGAAACTGAACAACAGCATGGCCTTCCTCATCAAACACTCGCAGAAACTCTTCAGG GCTCCAGTCTACCTGCGGGATTATGCCAGAGTGCACTTCACTGGGACAAAGGCTCTGCATACTAAG GATGATATGGAGCTGCTAGCGGCAAGTAGCTGTCCTGCTCAGCGGACAGTGTTGCCCCTGAAGAGGGCGGCTGTTCTGGGCCCCAGCTCTCTGGAGCAGTGCCAATCACCAGCTCAACAATACACAGAAGAGGCTCTGAAGGAGCTCTTCAGACACGTCCACCACAACATGCCGGACTCggccaagaagaagaaacttGTCCGACAGGTTCACATcagg TTGGTCAAACAGACAACCTCAGGGACGCCTACTAAAGAGCACCATCAGGCCCCCCCTGCTCCCAGCAAGAAACATCCCCGTTCGCGCTCCTTTGGTGGCCTCATCAAG CGCAGAGCTCGTGGTGAGCAGCTGACAGCAGAGAGGCGGGTCAGACACATCTCCCCTGATACTGGCACAGGAAGAAAACCTGGTAAAGAGAACGTCATCCTGCAAGCg gtgaATAGCCCATTAAATGGCCCTGTGTTGGGGAAGGCGGGGCTGGTAGTAAAAAACTCAGACTTTACTTTCAATAAGGACAAAGCTCTAAAGGTTTCCAAG CAGGACTCGCCCTCTGTGTCCAGGTCGTGTTTTTCTCCTGCTCAGGAGATCTCCGTGTGA
- the arhgap19 gene encoding rho GTPase-activating protein 19 isoform X2 gives MAADKDVDENTQNRRGTVCSMVINHEESPGGSRAGRPPVIFNPDFFVEKLRHENPDVFLELVLSNITRLIDLPGTEFAQLLGEEGPKTPTGGNGGFFRSFNFLKRKDKGVVFGTPLTESCIAQIYQLIEYLSKNLHVEGLFRVPGNSVRQQALKELLNSEADVDLASGDFHPNDVATLLKTFLGELPEPLLTHRHFHAHLKIADMTLFDEHGNKTAIPNKERQIEALQLLFLLLPQANRSLLKLLLDLLYHTAKQQDKNKMSAFNLALMFAPHVLWPRHMTAGDLKDNLKKLNNSMAFLIKHSQKLFRAPVYLRDYARVHFTGTKALHTKDDMELLAASSCPAQRTVLPLKRAAVLGPSSLEQCQSPAQQYTEEALKELFRHVHHNMPDSAKKKKLVRQVHIRLVKQTTSGTPTKEHHQAPPAPSKKHPRSRSFGGLIKRRARGEQLTAERRVRHISPDTGTGRKPGKENVILQAVNSPLNGPVLGKAGLVVKNSDFTFNKDKALKVSKDSPSVSRSCFSPAQEISV, from the exons ATGGCTGCGGATAAAGATGTCgatgaaaatacacaaaatagaAG GGGTACAGTGTGCAGTATGGTGATCAATCATGAGGAATCACCGGGCGGCTCTCGTGCTGGCCGACCGCCAGTCATCTTCAACCCGGACTTTTTTGTGGAGAAACTCCGCCATGAGAACCCTGATGTTTTCCTGGAGCTGGTGCTTAGTAACATCACTCGCCTTATTGATCTTCCTGGTACAGAGTTTGCACAGCTCCTTGGTGAGGAGGGCCCTAAGACTCCAACAGGTGGAAATGGAGGCTTCTTTCGCTCTTTCAACTTCCTCAAAcgcaaag ATAAAGGCGTTGTGTTTGGAACCCCACTGACGGAGAGCTGCATTGCACAGATCTACCAGCTCATTGAGTACCTCAGCAAAA ACCTACACGTGGAGGGTCTGTTTCGGGTGCCGGGGAACAGTGTTCGGCAGCAGGCCCTGAAGGAGCTCCTCAACAGCGAGGCCGATGTTGACCTGGCGTCTGGAGACTTTCATCCCAATGACGTGGCCACGTTGCTCAAGACTTTCCTGGGAGAGCTGCCCGAGCCccttctcacacacagacacttccATGCACACCTTAAGATAGCTG ATATGACTCTATTTGACGAACACGGCAACAAGACTGCGATACCCAACAAGGAGCGTCAAATAGAGGCCCTGCAGCTTCTCTTCCTGCTGTTACCTCAGGCCAACCGCTCACTGCTCAAACTGCTGctggacctgctctaccacACTGCCAAGCAGCAGGACAAGAACAAGATGTCCGCCTTCAACCTGGCCCTCATGTTTGCCCCGCACGTCCTCTGGCCCAGACAC ATGACAGCTGGTGACCTGAAAGACAATCTGAAGAAACTGAACAACAGCATGGCCTTCCTCATCAAACACTCGCAGAAACTCTTCAGG GCTCCAGTCTACCTGCGGGATTATGCCAGAGTGCACTTCACTGGGACAAAGGCTCTGCATACTAAG GATGATATGGAGCTGCTAGCGGCAAGTAGCTGTCCTGCTCAGCGGACAGTGTTGCCCCTGAAGAGGGCGGCTGTTCTGGGCCCCAGCTCTCTGGAGCAGTGCCAATCACCAGCTCAACAATACACAGAAGAGGCTCTGAAGGAGCTCTTCAGACACGTCCACCACAACATGCCGGACTCggccaagaagaagaaacttGTCCGACAGGTTCACATcagg TTGGTCAAACAGACAACCTCAGGGACGCCTACTAAAGAGCACCATCAGGCCCCCCCTGCTCCCAGCAAGAAACATCCCCGTTCGCGCTCCTTTGGTGGCCTCATCAAG CGCAGAGCTCGTGGTGAGCAGCTGACAGCAGAGAGGCGGGTCAGACACATCTCCCCTGATACTGGCACAGGAAGAAAACCTGGTAAAGAGAACGTCATCCTGCAAGCg gtgaATAGCCCATTAAATGGCCCTGTGTTGGGGAAGGCGGGGCTGGTAGTAAAAAACTCAGACTTTACTTTCAATAAGGACAAAGCTCTAAAGGTTTCCAAG GACTCGCCCTCTGTGTCCAGGTCGTGTTTTTCTCCTGCTCAGGAGATCTCCGTGTGA
- the arhgap19 gene encoding rho GTPase-activating protein 19 isoform X3 produces the protein MAADKDVDENTQNRRGTVCSMVINHEESPGGSRAGRPPVIFNPDFFVEKLRHENPDVFLELVLSNITRLIDLPGTEFAQLLGEEGPKTPTGGNGGFFRSFNFLKRKDKGVVFGTPLTESCIAQIYQLIEYLSKNLHVEGLFRVPGNSVRQQALKELLNSEADVDLASGDFHPNDVATLLKTFLGELPEPLLTHRHFHAHLKIADMTLFDEHGNKTAIPNKERQIEALQLLFLLLPQANRSLLKLLLDLLYHTAKQQDKNKMSAFNLALMFAPHVLWPRHMTAGDLKDNLKKLNNSMAFLIKHSQKLFRAPVYLRDYARVHFTGTKALHTKDDMELLAASSCPAQRTVLPLKRAAVLGPSSLEQCQSPAQQYTEEALKELFRHVHHNMPDSAKKKKLVRQLVKQTTSGTPTKEHHQAPPAPSKKHPRSRSFGGLIKRRARGEQLTAERRVRHISPDTGTGRKPGKENVILQAVNSPLNGPVLGKAGLVVKNSDFTFNKDKALKVSKQDSPSVSRSCFSPAQEISV, from the exons ATGGCTGCGGATAAAGATGTCgatgaaaatacacaaaatagaAG GGGTACAGTGTGCAGTATGGTGATCAATCATGAGGAATCACCGGGCGGCTCTCGTGCTGGCCGACCGCCAGTCATCTTCAACCCGGACTTTTTTGTGGAGAAACTCCGCCATGAGAACCCTGATGTTTTCCTGGAGCTGGTGCTTAGTAACATCACTCGCCTTATTGATCTTCCTGGTACAGAGTTTGCACAGCTCCTTGGTGAGGAGGGCCCTAAGACTCCAACAGGTGGAAATGGAGGCTTCTTTCGCTCTTTCAACTTCCTCAAAcgcaaag ATAAAGGCGTTGTGTTTGGAACCCCACTGACGGAGAGCTGCATTGCACAGATCTACCAGCTCATTGAGTACCTCAGCAAAA ACCTACACGTGGAGGGTCTGTTTCGGGTGCCGGGGAACAGTGTTCGGCAGCAGGCCCTGAAGGAGCTCCTCAACAGCGAGGCCGATGTTGACCTGGCGTCTGGAGACTTTCATCCCAATGACGTGGCCACGTTGCTCAAGACTTTCCTGGGAGAGCTGCCCGAGCCccttctcacacacagacacttccATGCACACCTTAAGATAGCTG ATATGACTCTATTTGACGAACACGGCAACAAGACTGCGATACCCAACAAGGAGCGTCAAATAGAGGCCCTGCAGCTTCTCTTCCTGCTGTTACCTCAGGCCAACCGCTCACTGCTCAAACTGCTGctggacctgctctaccacACTGCCAAGCAGCAGGACAAGAACAAGATGTCCGCCTTCAACCTGGCCCTCATGTTTGCCCCGCACGTCCTCTGGCCCAGACAC ATGACAGCTGGTGACCTGAAAGACAATCTGAAGAAACTGAACAACAGCATGGCCTTCCTCATCAAACACTCGCAGAAACTCTTCAGG GCTCCAGTCTACCTGCGGGATTATGCCAGAGTGCACTTCACTGGGACAAAGGCTCTGCATACTAAG GATGATATGGAGCTGCTAGCGGCAAGTAGCTGTCCTGCTCAGCGGACAGTGTTGCCCCTGAAGAGGGCGGCTGTTCTGGGCCCCAGCTCTCTGGAGCAGTGCCAATCACCAGCTCAACAATACACAGAAGAGGCTCTGAAGGAGCTCTTCAGACACGTCCACCACAACATGCCGGACTCggccaagaagaagaaacttGTCCGACAG TTGGTCAAACAGACAACCTCAGGGACGCCTACTAAAGAGCACCATCAGGCCCCCCCTGCTCCCAGCAAGAAACATCCCCGTTCGCGCTCCTTTGGTGGCCTCATCAAG CGCAGAGCTCGTGGTGAGCAGCTGACAGCAGAGAGGCGGGTCAGACACATCTCCCCTGATACTGGCACAGGAAGAAAACCTGGTAAAGAGAACGTCATCCTGCAAGCg gtgaATAGCCCATTAAATGGCCCTGTGTTGGGGAAGGCGGGGCTGGTAGTAAAAAACTCAGACTTTACTTTCAATAAGGACAAAGCTCTAAAGGTTTCCAAG CAGGACTCGCCCTCTGTGTCCAGGTCGTGTTTTTCTCCTGCTCAGGAGATCTCCGTGTGA
- the arhgap19 gene encoding rho GTPase-activating protein 19 isoform X4, giving the protein MAADKDVDENTQNRRGTVCSMVINHEESPGGSRAGRPPVIFNPDFFVEKLRHENPDVFLELVLSNITRLIDLPGTEFAQLLGEEGPKTPTGGNGGFFRSFNFLKRKDKGVVFGTPLTESCIAQIYQLIEYLSKNLHVEGLFRVPGNSVRQQALKELLNSEADVDLASGDFHPNDVATLLKTFLGELPEPLLTHRHFHAHLKIADMTLFDEHGNKTAIPNKERQIEALQLLFLLLPQANRSLLKLLLDLLYHTAKQQDKNKMSAFNLALMFAPHVLWPRHMTAGDLKDNLKKLNNSMAFLIKHSQKLFRAPVYLRDYARVHFTGTKALHTKDDMELLAASSCPAQRTVLPLKRAAVLGPSSLEQCQSPAQQYTEEALKELFRHVHHNMPDSAKKKKLVRQLVKQTTSGTPTKEHHQAPPAPSKKHPRSRSFGGLIKRRARGEQLTAERRVRHISPDTGTGRKPGKENVILQAVNSPLNGPVLGKAGLVVKNSDFTFNKDKALKVSKDSPSVSRSCFSPAQEISV; this is encoded by the exons ATGGCTGCGGATAAAGATGTCgatgaaaatacacaaaatagaAG GGGTACAGTGTGCAGTATGGTGATCAATCATGAGGAATCACCGGGCGGCTCTCGTGCTGGCCGACCGCCAGTCATCTTCAACCCGGACTTTTTTGTGGAGAAACTCCGCCATGAGAACCCTGATGTTTTCCTGGAGCTGGTGCTTAGTAACATCACTCGCCTTATTGATCTTCCTGGTACAGAGTTTGCACAGCTCCTTGGTGAGGAGGGCCCTAAGACTCCAACAGGTGGAAATGGAGGCTTCTTTCGCTCTTTCAACTTCCTCAAAcgcaaag ATAAAGGCGTTGTGTTTGGAACCCCACTGACGGAGAGCTGCATTGCACAGATCTACCAGCTCATTGAGTACCTCAGCAAAA ACCTACACGTGGAGGGTCTGTTTCGGGTGCCGGGGAACAGTGTTCGGCAGCAGGCCCTGAAGGAGCTCCTCAACAGCGAGGCCGATGTTGACCTGGCGTCTGGAGACTTTCATCCCAATGACGTGGCCACGTTGCTCAAGACTTTCCTGGGAGAGCTGCCCGAGCCccttctcacacacagacacttccATGCACACCTTAAGATAGCTG ATATGACTCTATTTGACGAACACGGCAACAAGACTGCGATACCCAACAAGGAGCGTCAAATAGAGGCCCTGCAGCTTCTCTTCCTGCTGTTACCTCAGGCCAACCGCTCACTGCTCAAACTGCTGctggacctgctctaccacACTGCCAAGCAGCAGGACAAGAACAAGATGTCCGCCTTCAACCTGGCCCTCATGTTTGCCCCGCACGTCCTCTGGCCCAGACAC ATGACAGCTGGTGACCTGAAAGACAATCTGAAGAAACTGAACAACAGCATGGCCTTCCTCATCAAACACTCGCAGAAACTCTTCAGG GCTCCAGTCTACCTGCGGGATTATGCCAGAGTGCACTTCACTGGGACAAAGGCTCTGCATACTAAG GATGATATGGAGCTGCTAGCGGCAAGTAGCTGTCCTGCTCAGCGGACAGTGTTGCCCCTGAAGAGGGCGGCTGTTCTGGGCCCCAGCTCTCTGGAGCAGTGCCAATCACCAGCTCAACAATACACAGAAGAGGCTCTGAAGGAGCTCTTCAGACACGTCCACCACAACATGCCGGACTCggccaagaagaagaaacttGTCCGACAG TTGGTCAAACAGACAACCTCAGGGACGCCTACTAAAGAGCACCATCAGGCCCCCCCTGCTCCCAGCAAGAAACATCCCCGTTCGCGCTCCTTTGGTGGCCTCATCAAG CGCAGAGCTCGTGGTGAGCAGCTGACAGCAGAGAGGCGGGTCAGACACATCTCCCCTGATACTGGCACAGGAAGAAAACCTGGTAAAGAGAACGTCATCCTGCAAGCg gtgaATAGCCCATTAAATGGCCCTGTGTTGGGGAAGGCGGGGCTGGTAGTAAAAAACTCAGACTTTACTTTCAATAAGGACAAAGCTCTAAAGGTTTCCAAG GACTCGCCCTCTGTGTCCAGGTCGTGTTTTTCTCCTGCTCAGGAGATCTCCGTGTGA